The window CAGGTGTGATCAGTCAGTGAGGGTGATGTAGTCCTTGCCCACTTTGTGCGCATACCCCGCCAACACCTGCTGACACAACGTCACAATCTCCTCGACCCACTCAACCCCCACTCGCCACGACACCACCACTTGCAAGTCCGGCGGCCGCTGATCAATGGCCAACAATGTCAGTTCCCCCCGCGCCAATTCCTCCGCCACCAGCACGGGCGGTAACACGCCAATACCAAATCCATCACGCAACAACCGCGTAATCGCCGATACCGAATTCACACAATTCAAGCGCGGCGCCAGCACGCCATTTGCCTGCATCAACGCCAGAATGTCCTGATGCGGCCGGGAGTTTTTCGAATAGGTGATGATCCGTTCCTGCGCCAGTTCGGCCAGATCGGCGTACTCGCGGTTGTAGATCGAATTACTGGCGACAATCCAGCCCAGCGGATGGCTGGCCAGCTCCAGGCTGCGCACGCTTTCATGGCGCACCAGGTCGGTTTGCAGGATCAGATCGAGAAAGCCTTTTTGCAGCTGATCGCAGAGGTTCAGCGAGGTATCCGCCACCAACTCGATTTCCACGCGCGGATAGAGATCGGTCATCTGCGCCACCAACGGGCTCAGCCAAGTGTGGATCACCGTGTCCATCACCCCGATACGCACCCGACCGACCTTGCTTGAAAGGGTTTCGATCGATTGCTTGAGCGCACTCATGGTGTCGAGCATCTGCTCGGCATAGTCCAGCACTTTCAAGCCTTCGGGCGTCAGGCTGACCCCGCGAGAATCACGCAAAAACAGCTTCACGCCCAGCTCACCTTCGAGCACCGCGATACGGCTGGAAATCGACGCCTGGGTGGTGAACAGCTTGTCGGCGGTCAGGCGAAAACTCTTCAGCCGGGCGACCCAGACAAAGGTCTCGAGAAACTTCAGGTTCATGGCAAAGGCTCGGGTGACAAATTTTTCTTATGCCTAAGGCGGGTTTTTATTCGTTGGACGCAGCAGGGCGGAGCGCCCAAAAATCGGCGCATCCGGTTCCCACGATAGGCGTCGCGGGATCTGCGAACAAGACCAATAAAAACCTGCGGAGATTTGCCATGAGTGCTCCCGACACCATTGATTTACCCAAGGCAGCGGCGCGTCCGGGGCCGTTCGACTGGTACCGCAACATCAATCAACAGGAGCGCCGCACGTTCTGGAGCTGCAAGATCGGTTACGGTCTGGACGGCATGGACACGCAGATGCTCAGCTTCGTGGTGCCAACGCTGATTGCGATGTGGGGCATCACCACCGGTGAAGCCGGGCTGATCCACACCAGCACCTTGATCGCCTCGGCCATCGGCGGCTGGGTTGCCGGCATCCTTTCCGACCGCATCGGTCGCGTGCGCACCCTGCAACTGACCGTGTTGTGGTTTGCCTTCTTCACCTTCCTCTGCGGCTTCGCCCAGAACTACGAACAATTGTTGATCGCCCGCACCCTGATGGGCTTCGGTTTCGGTGGCGAATGGACCGCCGGTGCGGTGCTGATCGGTGAAGTGATCCGCGCCAAGGATCGCGGCAAAGCGGTGGGCATGGTGCAATCCGGTTGGGCTTTGGGTTGGGGGCTGACGGCGATTCTGTATGCGCTGTTGTTCTCGGTACTACCGCCGGAAGACGCCTGGCGCGCGCTGTTCATTCTCGGCATCGTCCCGGCGATTTTCGTGATTTTTGTCCGTCGACTGGTGAAAGATCCGGATATTTACCGCGAAGCCAAGGCTGCACAAACACCCCAGAACCCGGCGAAGTTCTACGAGATTTTTGCCCCCGGCATGCTCTTCACCACATTCCGTGCCTCGCTGCTGACCACCGGTGCGCTGGGTGGTTACTACGCAATCACCTCGTGGCTGCCGACCTTCCTGAAAAATGAACGCGGCTTGAGCGTGCTCGGCACCGGCGGCTATCTGGCCATGGTGATCGTCGGTTCCTACGTCGGGTATGTGATCAGCGCCTATCTGACCGATCTGCTGGGGCGCAAAAAGAACTTCGTCCTGTTCTCGGTGGGCTCGTTCACCATCGTTCTGCTGTACACGCAAATGCCGGTCAGCAACGCTGTGATGTTATGGCTGGGCTTTCCGTTGGGCTTTTTTGCTTCAGGGATCTTCAGCGGCATGGGCGCGTTTCTCACCGAGCTGTTTCCAACGCGGATTCGTGGTTCCGGGCAAGGCTTCTGCTACAACATCGGTCGTGCGCTGGCCGCATTGTTTCCGCTGCTGATCGGTTTGCTCAGCCAGAAAGTGCCATTGAGCATGGGCATCGGTGCGTTCGCTGCAGTGTCCTACGGCGTGGTGATTCTCGCGGCCTTGAGCCTGCCGGAGACTCGCGGCAAGCAACTCGATGCACAGTAACTGCTAACCTGCGAGGCACTGCCCGGCGGGCAATGTCCTACGGATAGAAAGACAAAAAGCTACAGGAGTGTTTACCGTGAGCCGCCTGTTATTGAATTGCGACATCGGCGAGAGTTTCGGCAGCTGGACCATGGGTCTGGATGCCGAAGTCATGCCCTTCATTGATTGCGCCAACGTCGCCTGCGGCTTCCATGCCGGCGACCCGAGCATCATGCGCAAAACCGTCAGCCTGGCCCTGAGTCACGGCGTGCAGATCGGCGCCCATCCGGCCTATCAGGATCTGGTCGGCTTCGGCCGCCGTTCGATGGCGTACTCCGCGCAGGAACTGCAAGACATCCTGCATTACCAGATCGGCGCCCTCGACGGCATTTGCCGGGCCCAAGGCGGGCGAGTCAGTTACGTCAAACCCCACGGTGCGATGTACAACGACATGATGGCGAACCCGGCGCAATTGCGCGCGGTGATTCAGGCCGTGGCGGCTTACGACCGCAGTCTGCCGCTGATGCTGATGGCCACTCGTGACAATCGCGCTGCGCAGCAGATCGGTGATGAGTACGGCCTCACGCTATGGTTCGAGGCCTTCGCTGATCGCGCCTATGACAGCGCCGGCAAACTGGTTTCACGGCAACTGCCGGGCGCGGTGCATCACGATCCCGAGATCATCATCGAACAAGCGCTGAAGATTGCCCGTGGTGACAATCTGATCGC of the Pseudomonas sp. Seg1 genome contains:
- a CDS encoding MFS transporter, with product MSAPDTIDLPKAAARPGPFDWYRNINQQERRTFWSCKIGYGLDGMDTQMLSFVVPTLIAMWGITTGEAGLIHTSTLIASAIGGWVAGILSDRIGRVRTLQLTVLWFAFFTFLCGFAQNYEQLLIARTLMGFGFGGEWTAGAVLIGEVIRAKDRGKAVGMVQSGWALGWGLTAILYALLFSVLPPEDAWRALFILGIVPAIFVIFVRRLVKDPDIYREAKAAQTPQNPAKFYEIFAPGMLFTTFRASLLTTGALGGYYAITSWLPTFLKNERGLSVLGTGGYLAMVIVGSYVGYVISAYLTDLLGRKKNFVLFSVGSFTIVLLYTQMPVSNAVMLWLGFPLGFFASGIFSGMGAFLTELFPTRIRGSGQGFCYNIGRALAALFPLLIGLLSQKVPLSMGIGAFAAVSYGVVILAALSLPETRGKQLDAQ
- a CDS encoding 5-oxoprolinase subunit PxpA — protein: MSRLLLNCDIGESFGSWTMGLDAEVMPFIDCANVACGFHAGDPSIMRKTVSLALSHGVQIGAHPAYQDLVGFGRRSMAYSAQELQDILHYQIGALDGICRAQGGRVSYVKPHGAMYNDMMANPAQLRAVIQAVAAYDRSLPLMLMATRDNRAAQQIGDEYGLTLWFEAFADRAYDSAGKLVSRQLPGAVHHDPEIIIEQALKIARGDNLIANDGSALRLQANTLCVHGDNASSVAAVQRIREALNQQDAQ
- a CDS encoding LysR family transcriptional regulator, producing MNLKFLETFVWVARLKSFRLTADKLFTTQASISSRIAVLEGELGVKLFLRDSRGVSLTPEGLKVLDYAEQMLDTMSALKQSIETLSSKVGRVRIGVMDTVIHTWLSPLVAQMTDLYPRVEIELVADTSLNLCDQLQKGFLDLILQTDLVRHESVRSLELASHPLGWIVASNSIYNREYADLAELAQERIITYSKNSRPHQDILALMQANGVLAPRLNCVNSVSAITRLLRDGFGIGVLPPVLVAEELARGELTLLAIDQRPPDLQVVVSWRVGVEWVEEIVTLCQQVLAGYAHKVGKDYITLTD